TGGGCCGACACCAGATAGTTGCCCGACAAGATGCCATAGGCGGTCTTGAGGATGCGCGCCCCTTCGGTCGCGATGGCCCGCTGGATCGGGAAGCCGTAGATCGCCCAGCCGTCCAGCGCGCCCTGCGAGAAAGCGGCGGCGCCATCGGACACGCCCATTGCCACCGGCGTTATGTCGTCCCAGGTAAGGCCGACGTCCTCCAGCATGCGGATCAGGAAATATTGGGAGGTCGTCGCGCGGACATAGCCGACCCGCTTGCCCTTGAGGTCGGCGATCGTCTTCGCCTTCGACCCCCTGGGCACCAGCACCACCTGGTTGTTGACGTCGCCATGGGCGACCGCGATCTGGCGGAAGCTCTGGATGGTGGAGGCCGCGGCGAAGATCGGCGGGATCTCGCTCATCCCGCCATAGTCGAGCGAACCGCCGTTCAACGCTTCCACGACGAGGTGGCCGGACTGAAATTCGCTATAGGCGAGGTCGAAGCCTTCGGGTTGTATGCCTGCCGCCTTGAACAGCAGGCGTGTGTCGCCCTCCCCCTTGCCGGTGATGGACACGCGCAGTTTCGGGCGACTTGCCTGATTGGCGCCGCATCCTGCCAGTATCAGGCAGGACGCTGCGCCAGCGCCCATGAACAGCCGCCGGGAGAGCAGATCAGCGACCATGCGCGCTGTTACGCACCGGTTCGGCCGTGCGCTCGAACAGGATGACATTCGGGTCGCGCAGAAATTCGCGCTGCGCGGACGCGCGCAATCGCATCCATCGCTGGCCAAGGGAACGCAGCAGGGTCATGATCGTCTTTCCTTCGATACAGATAGGAATTTATCTATTTTATCAGTAGAGATATGTCTCACAAGCAATGCTGGGGGAACCATTAGAAATGCTTGATCCATGCTGAGGGTCGACCATGTCGCCATCATCGGTGGCGGATTCAGCGGCGTGTTGCTGGCGATCAACCTGTTGCGGCATGGCAGCGTGCGGGTGACACTGGTGGAACGGCGTCCGGACCGCTTGGGTCGCGGCCTTGCCTATGGCGCGGCGCAGGCCGACCATATCCTCAATGTCCGCGCCGCCAATATGAGCGCGCTGCCCGATCAGCCCGGTCATTTCGTGGAATGGCTGACGTCGCAGGGATTGGGGCAGGAAGGCAGCTTCGCCACGCGGCGCGACTATGGCGCTTATCTGTGCGCGATGCTGGATGCCGCGCGCGCGGCGGCCGGGGACCGGTTCCACGTCATCAGCGACGAGGCGATCGACCTGGTCGTGGCGCAGGACGGCGCCTTCGTCGCGCTGCAATCCGGCTATACGCTGGTCGCGGACGTCGCCGTGATAGCGCCCGGCAACCTGCCGCCACATGATCTGCCCGCCTTTGCCGCGCTAGATAACCCGGCTTATGTGAACAACCCCTGGGCCGCCGATATCGCCACCGGACTGGGGCCGCAGGATAGCGTCCTGCTGCTCGGCAGCGGGCTGACCGCCGTCGATTGTGCGCTCAGCCTGGACAGCGCGGGCTTCCAGGGCAAGATCATCGCCTTGTCGCGGCGCGGCCTGATGCCGCAGGCGCATGCGCCCGCGCAGCCCTATGCCGTGCGGAACGAGCGGCCGGTGGGGTCGGCGTCTGCGCTGATCCGCGCCGTTCGCGAACGCGCCGCGCAGATCGGCTGGCGCAACGCCGTCGATGAACTGCGGCCTTTCACCCCCGACATGTGGCGCGCCGCCAGTCCGGACGAGCGCAGCCGCTTCCTGCGCCACCTGCGCCCCTATTGGGATGTGCATCGGCATCGGTTGGCGCCGCAGGTGGCGGCGCGGCTCGACACGCTGAGGACGCAAGGACGACTGGAGGTACGCGCGGCGAAGGTTTCGACTGCCATACCCCATGGCGACGGCCTGGCCATCGGCCTGCGACCGCGCGGGGCAAGCGACAGCGAGACGATCACAGTCGCGCGCGTGATCAACTGCACCGGGCCGCTGGGCGACCTGCGCCGGGTGACCGACGCGCTGTTGCGCAACCTGTCGGACCGGGGCGACATCAGGGCCGATCCGCTGGCGATCGGGATCGATGTGGATCGCCAGTGCCGCGCCATCGCCGCCGATGGCGAGGCCCAGGAACGGCTGTACGTCGTCGGGCCGATGACGCGGGGCGCGCATTGGGAAATCGTCGCGGTTCCCGACATCAGGCGACAGGTCTGGACTCTGGCGCGCCAGATCACCAGTGCCCATTGGGTGGAGGCGGAGGGGCTGTAGTCTAACCCTTCACCTATTTGACTAAATCATAAGTGGCACGACAGTGCGCGTTGGTCGGCCAGTTTGTCGGCCTTTATTCCATGGGCTTCAATTTTCATGGAAAGGACGCTCCATGCCCCGACAGCGGCACATCAAGCTTGGCTTCATCCTGCATGGCGTGGGACGCACCTGGAACGATTGGCGCCATCCCGATCGCGACGGGAACGCCAGCACCAGCCTGGCCCATTATCAACGCCAGGCGGCGAGTGCGGAGCGCGGCAAGTTCGATTTCCTGTTCGTCGCCGACAGCCTGTCGATCACGGAAAAGTCCAGCCCGCATTATCTCAACCGGTTCGAACCGATCACGATCCTGTCGGCGCTGGCGGCCACGACCTCGCATATCGGCCTGGTCGCTACCCTGACCGTGAGCTATTCCGAACCCTTCAACGTGGCGCGCCAGTTCGCATCGCTCGATCATCTGAGCGGCGGGCGCGCGGGGTGGAATGTGGTGACATCCTGGTTGGGCGACACTGCCGCCAATTTCAGCAAGGCCGAACATCCCGCCCATGCCGTGCGCTATCGCATCGCGGGCGAGTATCTGGATGTCGTCCAGGGCCTGTGGGACAGTTGGGAAGACGGCGCTCATGTCGCAGACAAGGCGACGGGCCAGTTCGTCGATCCCGACAGGCTGCATCGGCTGGATCATGACGGCGAATTTTTCCAGGTTCGCGGGCCGCTGAATATCAAGCGCACGCCACAGGGACAGCCGGTCATATTCCAGGCAGGTGCATCGGACGACGGCCGCAATTTCGCCGCGCGCCGGGCGGAGGTGATCTTCACCCATGCGCCAACGCAGGAGGATGGGCAGGCCTATTATGCCGACGTCAAGACGCGGGCCAGGGGTTTCGGCCGGGACGCCGACACCCTGTTGATCCTGCCGGGTGTTGCGCCGATCGTCGGCGACACGGACGAGGAAGCCGAGGCGCGTTATAACGAACTGGCGGCGCTGGAATCGATCGACACGGGTCTTGGCTTCCTTTCGCGCACCTTCAACGACCATGATTTCCGCCAATATGATCTGGACGCGCCCTTCCCCGATGTCGAACATATCGGCCTCAACAGCCAGCAGAGCAGCACGCTGCGCATTCTGGCGGATGTGCGGGCGAACAATCTGACGTTGCGGCAGGCGGCGGAACGGCTTGCGACACCGCGCGGCGCCTTCGTCGGATCGCCGGAAACCGTCGCGGACAGGTTGCAGGACTGGTTCGAAAGCGGCGCGGCTGACGGGTTCGTCATCTTCGAGCCGCTGCCGGGGCAACTGGACCTGTTCGTCGACAAGGTCATTCCCATCTTGCAGGCGCGCGGCCTGTTCCGCACCGACTATGAGGGTGCGACCTTCCGTGCGCATCTGGGCCTGCCGGTTCCCGATAATCGCTACAGCGCAGCCCGGTCCGAAGACGATGCCCCGGCGCAAGCCCCTGCGGTCGAGCCGCAATTCGCTTAAGCGGCGAACTGCGGGAGTGGTTTCATAAGAAAGGCCGCTGCCATGGCTGGCAGCGGCCTTCTTAGTCCGATCGAAAACTAGCGGATCAGAAGTGGAAAACGACGCCGCCCATCGGACGCAGGCTGTCGAAATCATAGGTTTCCATCTGCAGACGGATGCGGATGCCGCTGTTGCCGGTCACGCCGCCCAGGCCGATGTCCTTGGGGCCGACTTCGACGCCGACGCCATAGATCCAGTCCTTCTGGTCGCTGTAACCGCGCTTGCCGTTCACCCACTGGTAGCCGGCCGATGCGAAGATCATGCCGCTTTCACCAGCGCGCGCACCGACGCGGCCGCGAACGCCATATTCCCAGTCGATGTCGCTGAAGCCCTTGGTCGCGTTGCCTTCGGCCCCGACGAAGACCGGGCCGAGCGGGATGTTCACGCCGGCGATGCCGCTGATGAGCGCGCCGTTCATGCGGCCGCCACGGGGCGACCCAAATTCGCTGTCGCGGTCGAACGAATGATAGCCGCCGAGAACGCCAACATAGGGCTCGACGCCGAATGCGTCGGTGCCATCGGGCGCGGTTTCCTGCGCCATTGCCGCAACCGGAAGAGCGCAGAGAATTGCTGCTGCAGCCAGAAACTTCTTCATTTTCAAATCCCTATTTCGTTTTAGTCGCCACGATGTGGTCGGCAGCAGAACCAGCGATCGGATAGGGAGTTTCACAGGCCGACATATATATCGACGGTGTCACCATAATGTCACATTTCGATTTTGCGGGTGACGTGCCGTCCCGGCGTCAACAAATATGGCCGGATAGCAATCCAGGTTAGTGTGTTTCCCAGACCTGGACGGAACGAATTGCCGCGCTTTCGATTTCAGAACGACTGCCGTTTGCGACGATCATGACAGCGTTTTGCGTGACCACATTGGGCTGCCTTGGCAGTTTACACGGAAGGGTTACGACGCCCGATCATGAAAGACCGTAAGCAGGCGCGGCAATGCAGGATAGGGATTCCGGGATGTTCATTCGGGCCGGCTACGAAATCGGATTCATGACCCATGTGGCGACCCCCATGGTCACCATGCTCAACCTTCACCCCTCCCGCGTTCCGGATCTCAGAACATCGCATCAGGTGGTGACAAGCAGGCCTGTCGCGATGGAGGAATATGCCGACAGCTTTGGCAATATCTGCACCCGCATGACCGTTCCGCCCGGCGGGGTTACGCTGTCGTGCGACTTCGTGGTGTCCGATAGCGGCCGCCCTGACCGTCAGGCATTAGATGCCGATCAGCATTCGGCCGATATGCTGCCCCCGCCGTGATGGTCTATCTGCTGGGAAGCCGATATTGCGACACCGATCGCCTGTCCAACATCGCATGGTCCCTGTTCGGGCATATCGAACCGGGTTGGCCGCGGGTTCAGGCCATCGTCGATTATGTCCACGGGCATCTGCAATATGGCTATCAATATGCGCGCTCCACCCGCACCGCTTTCGAAGCGCATCAGGAACGGGTGGGGGTGTGCAGGGACTTTGCGCATCTGGCGGTCGCGCTATGCCGCTGCATGAACATCCCGGCGCGCTATTGCAGCGGCTATCTGGGCGACATCGGCATCCCGCCGGTGGATATCGCGATGGACTTCCATGCCTGGTTCGACGTGTATCTGAGCGGTGAATGGCATAGTTTCGACGCCCGCCATCGGGTGCCGCGCATCGGACGCATCCTGATGGCGGCAGGCCGCGATGCGGCAGACACCGCGCTGACAACCGCTTTCGGGCCGGTATGGCTGACCAGTTTCAAGGTGCGCACCGATGAGGTCGATGCGGCCGAAGCCAGCAATGAGGCGCCCAGGCTGGCGGCGTGATCGCGTGGGGCATCGCCAACCCACACTCCATGGCGACGGGATAGCCGCGCACGCTTTCTCCGAACCACGGAGAAATAAGTCCGAGCCCATAGCAATAGGATCAGGATCGACCACATAGCCTCCGTTTCAAGGGCCAATGTCGCGCGCAAGCATATGGCCGGGGCTGGAGTATCTGATGCTGGAGCGTCCATCTGTTATCGAAGTGGTCGAGGTGTCGGCCCGGGACGGCCTTCAGAACGAGAAGATGGTCTTTCCGACCGACAGCAAGATTGCGCTGATCCGCCATATGGTGGCGGCCGGCGCCAAACGGCTGGAGATCGCCAGTTTCGTGCGCGCCGATCGGGTGCCGCAAATGGCCGATGCGGAGGCCGTGATTGCGGGTCTGGGCGATCTGCCCGCCGATATCACCACCATCGGCCTGGTCATGAACAAACGCGGCGCGCTGCGCGCTTTAGACACCGGCATCCGTCAGATCGGCGCGGTCTGCGTCGCGAGCGATAGCTTCGCCCAGCGCAACCAGGGGCAGACGTCGCTGGAATCTCTGGATGTGGCGAACGACATCGTCCGCTTCGCCCGGGGCGAAGGACGCAGCGCGCAGGTGATGATCGGCGCGGCCTTCGGTTGCCCGTTCGAGGGCGAAGTCGATCCCGCGCATGTCGTGGCGATGGCGCGTCGCCTGGCGGAGGCAGGACCGGTGGAAATCGGGCTGGCCGACACGATCGGCGTCGCGGTGCCGCACCATGTCTTCGAACTGGTGACAGCGGTGCGCGCGGCGATCGGCGACATTCCGGTGCGCGTCCACCTACACAATACGCGCAACACGGGCATAGCCAATGCCTGGGCAGCGGTGCAGGCGGGGGCATCGACGCTGGACAGCGCGTTGGGCGGCATCGGCGGATGCCCCTTCGCCCCGGCGGCGACCGGGAATATCGCGACCGAAGATCTGCTCTACATGCTGGACCGGTCCCATATAAGAACTGGGATCGACCTGTCCCGCACCATCGAGGCGGCTGGCTGGCTGGAAAGCCGGATGGAGCGTCCCCTTCCCGCCATGGTGAGCAGGGCCGGGCCTTTCCCGCGCCCCTCGTCGGCCACCCCCCTCTGACGAAAGACAGCATATGACGACGAACAACGGCGCCCTTGCGGGTATTCGCGTGATCGAGTTGGGGCAATTGATTGCCGGACCCTTTTGCGGCCAGTTGCTGGGCGACATGGGTGCGGAAATCATCAAGGTGGAGCCGCCCCGTCAGGGCGACCCGATGCGTGTGTGGGGGCATGGCGACGCAAAGCTGTGGTGGGAAGTGGTCGCCCGCAACAAGAAGTCGGTGTCGGCCAATCTGCGCATTCCGCAAGGGCAGGACATCGTCCGCAGGCTGGCGGCGAGCGCCGACATTTTGATCGAGAATTTCAAGCCCGGCACATTGGAGAAATGGGGTCTGGGGCCTGACGAACTGCATGCGGTCAACCCCCGCCTCATCATCGTGCGCGTATCCGGCTATGGCCAGACCGGCCCCTATTCGTCGCGCGCTGGATTTGGCGGCATCGGCGAGGCGATGGGCGGTTGGCGTCACATCGTGGGCGATGCCGACCGGCCGCCCAGTCGCATGGGCGTGTCCATCGGCGATAGCCTGGCGGCGACCTATGGCTGCATGGGCGCGCTGGCCGCGCTGCACGCGCGCGAGCGTACCGGCAAGGGCCAGGTGATCGACAGCGCGCTTTACGAAGCCGTGTTGCAGGTGATGGAAAGCATGGTGCCGGAATATATGGTGTCGAACCATGTTCGCGCACGCACCGGGTCGATACTGGAAGGCGTCGCGCCATCCAACGTCTACCCCTGCATCGACGGAGACTATCTGATCGGCGCCAATCAGGATGCGATTTTCGGACGGCTATGCGTGGCGATGGGCCGCCCCGAACTGGCCAGCGATCCGCGTTACGCCACCCATGTCGCGCGCGGCGAACGACAGGGCGAACTGGACGATCTAATCGCTGACTGGACCCGCAGCTTGACGGTCGAGGCCGTCGAAAAACTGATGATCGACCATAGCATTCCGGCAGGTAGGATCTACCGCGCCGCCGAAATGCTGGACGATCCGCATTATGCGGCGCGCGAAGCGCTGGTCGAAGTGGACAGTCCGCGCTGGGGACGCTTCAAGATGCAGAACAGCTTTCCCAAATTTTCCGATACGCCCGGCGGCATCCGTACGCTCGCGCCGCAGGAGATCGGCGCGCATAACGACGAAGTCTATCGCGACCTGCTGGGCATGGACGATGCGGAGATCGCCCGTTTGCGGGAGGCCGACGCGATATAAAGTGCGAGACGGGGACGCCATCAGGCGCATCCCCGTCTCCCATGGGCTTAAATGCCCATGCAAAGATATTTGATCTCCATATAGTCGTCCAGGCCATGGCTGGAGCCTTCACGGCCGAGGCCGGATTGCTTGACGCCGCCGAAGGGCGCGACTTCGGTGGAGATGAGGCCGGTGTTGATGCCGACTATGCCCGCCTCCAACGCTTCGGCGACGCGCCATACGCGCGACAGGTCGCGGCTGTAAAAATAGCTTGCGAGGCCGAATTCACTATCATTGGCCTGGGCGATGGCATCCGCCTCTTCCTTGAAACGGATGACGCCGGCGAGCGGGCCGAAGGTTTCCTCGGTCGCGATCTTCATGTCGGCGGTCACGTCCGCCAGCACGGTCGGTGTGAAATAGGTGCCGCCAAGTGCGCTGCGGTCGCCGCCCGTCACCAGCGTCGCGCCCTTGGCCAGGGCGTCGGCGACATGCTCCTCCACCTTTTCGACGGCAGCGGCGTCGATCAAGGGGCCGGTATCGACGCCGCTTTCCATGCCGTTGCCCAGTTTCAGTGCTTTGGTGCGCTCAGCCAATTTGCCGACGAACGCGTCATAGACGCCGTCCTGCACGTAGAAGCGGTTGGTGCATACGCAGGTCTGGCCGGCATTGCGGAACTTGGATGCGATCGCGCCGTCGACCGCCGCGTCGATATCGGCATCGTCGAACACCAGGAACGGCGCGTTGCCGCCCAGTTCCAAGCTCAATTTCTTGATCGTGTCGGCCGACTGGCGCATCAGTTCGCGGCCGACCTCGGTCGACCCGGTGAAGCTGATCTTGCGCACGACGGGGCTGGCGGTCAGAGCGCCGCCGATCGCCCGCGCGCTGCCGGTCAGCACGTTGAACACGCCCTTTGGCACCCCCGCTTCTTCCGCCAGAACGGCAAGGGCGAGCGCGGAAAAGGGGGTTTGGGATGCGGGTTTCAGCACCACCGTGCAACCGGCGGCAAGTGCCGGGCCGATTTTCCGCGTGATCATCGCCGCCGGGAAATTCCAGGGGGTGATCGCACCGACGACACCGATGGGCTGCTTCAGGCAGACGATGCGTCGGTCGGCGGCATGGCCGGGCACGACGTCGCCGTAAGCGCGCTTGGCCTCTTCCGCGAACCATTCGATGAAGCTGGCCGCATAGGCGATTTCGCCCTTGGCCTCCGCCAACGGCTTGCCCTGTTCGCGGGTCAGCAATTCGCCCAGCGCATCCTGGTTCGCCATCATCAGGTCGAAGAAGCGGCGCAATATGGTCGAGCGCTCCTTCGCCGTCCGCGCGGCCCAGGCGGGCATGGCGGCCTGCGCCGCGACGATCGCACGATCGGTTTCGGCTGCGCCCATGTTGGGCACCGTCCCGATCTCCTCACCCGTGGCAGGATTGGTGACCGACAGCGTCCCGCCATCATCGGCTGCCACCCATTGTCCATCGATATAGGCGGATTGTTTGAGGAAATCGGTAAAAGGCATGGGTTTATCCTAGGCAGGGTAAGGCAGGCGGCGCGGCCAAGCGCTCCGCCCGATCAACGATCGTCGGTCCGAAGCGTTCAGCGAAAAAGCGTTGGCGCAAATTCAGTCAGATAATTGCGCCAGTTGGGCCAGTCATGACCGCCGCCGCTTTCGCGATAGACGTAGCGAATGCCGTAATCGTCCATCAGCTTGCGCGTCGGGGCCGACATGGCGAAGAGAAAATCATCGCGGCCGAAGGCGTAGAATACGGGCTGACGACCCTTGGCCCGCGCCTTGAGCGCGGCATCGTTCGCCGCGCGATAGTCCGCCACCTGCGCGCCTTCGGTCAGGCCCAGGCTGAAAATACCGATCGATCCGAACAGGTCCGGCCGCGTCAGGCCGAAATGGATGGTGTGCGCGCCACCCATGGACAATCCTGCCATCGCCCTGTTCTTCGGGTCTTTCAGCGTGCGGAAATGGTGATCGATATGGGGAATGAGGGTATCGGTGAGGTCCGCGCCGAAATCCGTGTTTCGCATCCGTTCGACGCCTGCATGCGCTGGGGTATGACCGAACGGCATGACGACGATCATCGGCTTGGCCTTCCCGGCCGCGATCAGATTGTCGAGGATCAGGTGCGCATGGCCGATGGACGTCCAGCTATCGTCGCTATCGCCCGCGCCGTGGACGAGATAGAGTACCGGATAGCGCCTGCCGTCCGATGCTTCATAGCCTGGCGGCGTATAGATATGCGCGCGTCGCATGATGCCCAGCGCTTCGGATTTGTAGTCGAGCGTCGAGACGAGGCCATGCGGCACATCGGCGCGCCACGCCTGGAAAGCGGCATCCGCGCCCGGCACGTCCACGACCGAGCGGACGCCGCGAAAATCTTCGGCGAACTGCTTGCCCTGCGGGTCGGCCATGTCGATCCCGTCGACATTGAAGGCGAAGCGGTAGGGGCCAGGTTTCACCGGGGTGGCTATGCGTACGGACCAATAGCCCTGCGCGTCCTTTTCCATCGGCAAACCGGCAGGCTTGCCGTCATAGCCGTTGGGCACCGTGGGCAGTTCGCTGCTGGTCAGCTTCACAGCCAATGCGCGCGGCGCGCAAAGACGGAAGAGGACGTGGCGATCCCCGTCGACCTCGACCGAGTCATATTCCAGCCGGCGCTGGAGCGGCGTCGTTTCCACGCATGCGGGTTGAGGCGCCGCGTGAGCCGTCAGCGGGACGATGGCGGACAGGGTTGCAAGACATATCGGGCGCATGGCTTACATGCCTGCTGGTTCTGGATCGATCACGGCTGGCGCAGGGGTGCGGCCGCCCAGCGTGTAGAACCAGATGCACAGCGCATTCAGCAGAAACAGGCCGACCGGCAGAACCGCATAGCAGATATAGAGCGCGGCCACCGCCGAGGCGGGCTGTTCGACCAGCGCGCCGTTGCGGGTCGGCAGATAATCCGCGGTCTTGAGATAATAGCCCACCACCGCGACGCCACCGGCGAAGGAGATTTTTTCGATCATCGCGATGACGCTGGACAGCAGGCCTTCGCGCCCCTGCCCCGTCAGTTCGCGATCATAAGCCATGGTATCGCCCAGCATCGAAATCGACAGCAGGATCATGCCACCCGACCCGAAGCCGAAGATCACGCCGCGCACCAGCAGTTCGGTGGTCGATACGTCTTTGCCGGTCAGCAACCAGCTGAGCGACACGGCGCACATGACGGCGATTCCGAGCAGATAGGCGTTACGCTTGCCGAAGCGGCGTTCCAGCCACAGCCAGAGCGGCATGGACAGCGCGACGATGAGATTGGCGCTCATCGAATAGATCATCTGTCCGGTATAGCCCACGCCCAGCACGTTGAGCATAAACAGCAAAGTCGTCGTGGCGGTGCTGGCGAAGGCCAGGAACTGGAAGATTTTCGCACCGACGAGCAGCATGAAGGGACGATTGCGCAGCAGGAGACGCCACTGTCCGGCGTCGGCATGGATTTCCGGCCGGGTCGCTTCGAGCTGGCGGGCCTTGGCCGTCCCGAAGAAACAGGCCACCATCGCCGAAAAGATGATGAGCGCCATCACCACGCCCATGACCATATAGCCGGTGCGACCACCACCGCCCGCCGAAATGATGCTGGCGGTCGCGGCGACGGCCAGCAACTGGCCGATGGATACGAAGACCGTGCGGAAGGACAACAGCCGCGATCGTTCGTAGCGCGACCCGGTCATTTCCGACGGCATCGTCATATAGGGTACGTTGAACAGCGAATAGCCAGTGGAATAGAGGACCAGCGCCGCCAGCATGTAGAGGGTGATCGCACTATCGCTCATTTCGGGCGGGGCGAAGATCATCAGGAAGGACAGCGCCGATACCAGCGCCCCTGCCAACAGGTAGGGCCGACGGCGACCCCAGCGACTGCGCGTCCGATCGCTCATCATGCCGACCGCGATGTCGGCCAGCACGTCGTACAGCTTGGAAATCATCAGCAGA
This window of the Sphingobium sp. CR2-8 genome carries:
- a CDS encoding ABC transporter substrate-binding protein, producing the protein MVADLLSRRLFMGAGAASCLILAGCGANQASRPKLRVSITGKGEGDTRLLFKAAGIQPEGFDLAYSEFQSGHLVVEALNGGSLDYGGMSEIPPIFAAASTIQSFRQIAVAHGDVNNQVVLVPRGSKAKTIADLKGKRVGYVRATTSQYFLIRMLEDVGLTWDDITPVAMGVSDGAAAFSQGALDGWAIYGFPIQRAIATEGARILKTAYGILSGNYLVSAHVDALADPEKAKLIGEYLALVQKAYGWAAAHQDEWATIIAQDIGVPRAYVVDQFKRKSATYELRPVTDEAIASQQQVANLFFRQKLLPRAVDVRPLWDARFNDAISKRG
- a CDS encoding FAD/NAD(P)-binding protein, translating into MLRVDHVAIIGGGFSGVLLAINLLRHGSVRVTLVERRPDRLGRGLAYGAAQADHILNVRAANMSALPDQPGHFVEWLTSQGLGQEGSFATRRDYGAYLCAMLDAARAAAGDRFHVISDEAIDLVVAQDGAFVALQSGYTLVADVAVIAPGNLPPHDLPAFAALDNPAYVNNPWAADIATGLGPQDSVLLLGSGLTAVDCALSLDSAGFQGKIIALSRRGLMPQAHAPAQPYAVRNERPVGSASALIRAVRERAAQIGWRNAVDELRPFTPDMWRAASPDERSRFLRHLRPYWDVHRHRLAPQVAARLDTLRTQGRLEVRAAKVSTAIPHGDGLAIGLRPRGASDSETITVARVINCTGPLGDLRRVTDALLRNLSDRGDIRADPLAIGIDVDRQCRAIAADGEAQERLYVVGPMTRGAHWEIVAVPDIRRQVWTLARQITSAHWVEAEGL
- a CDS encoding LLM class flavin-dependent oxidoreductase — translated: MPRQRHIKLGFILHGVGRTWNDWRHPDRDGNASTSLAHYQRQAASAERGKFDFLFVADSLSITEKSSPHYLNRFEPITILSALAATTSHIGLVATLTVSYSEPFNVARQFASLDHLSGGRAGWNVVTSWLGDTAANFSKAEHPAHAVRYRIAGEYLDVVQGLWDSWEDGAHVADKATGQFVDPDRLHRLDHDGEFFQVRGPLNIKRTPQGQPVIFQAGASDDGRNFAARRAEVIFTHAPTQEDGQAYYADVKTRARGFGRDADTLLILPGVAPIVGDTDEEAEARYNELAALESIDTGLGFLSRTFNDHDFRQYDLDAPFPDVEHIGLNSQQSSTLRILADVRANNLTLRQAAERLATPRGAFVGSPETVADRLQDWFESGAADGFVIFEPLPGQLDLFVDKVIPILQARGLFRTDYEGATFRAHLGLPVPDNRYSAARSEDDAPAQAPAVEPQFA
- a CDS encoding opacity protein, with protein sequence MKKFLAAAAILCALPVAAMAQETAPDGTDAFGVEPYVGVLGGYHSFDRDSEFGSPRGGRMNGALISGIAGVNIPLGPVFVGAEGNATKGFSDIDWEYGVRGRVGARAGESGMIFASAGYQWVNGKRGYSDQKDWIYGVGVEVGPKDIGLGGVTGNSGIRIRLQMETYDFDSLRPMGGVVFHF
- a CDS encoding hydroxymethylglutaryl-CoA lyase, with product MSRASIWPGLEYLMLERPSVIEVVEVSARDGLQNEKMVFPTDSKIALIRHMVAAGAKRLEIASFVRADRVPQMADAEAVIAGLGDLPADITTIGLVMNKRGALRALDTGIRQIGAVCVASDSFAQRNQGQTSLESLDVANDIVRFARGEGRSAQVMIGAAFGCPFEGEVDPAHVVAMARRLAEAGPVEIGLADTIGVAVPHHVFELVTAVRAAIGDIPVRVHLHNTRNTGIANAWAAVQAGASTLDSALGGIGGCPFAPAATGNIATEDLLYMLDRSHIRTGIDLSRTIEAAGWLESRMERPLPAMVSRAGPFPRPSSATPL
- a CDS encoding CaiB/BaiF CoA transferase family protein; the encoded protein is MTTNNGALAGIRVIELGQLIAGPFCGQLLGDMGAEIIKVEPPRQGDPMRVWGHGDAKLWWEVVARNKKSVSANLRIPQGQDIVRRLAASADILIENFKPGTLEKWGLGPDELHAVNPRLIIVRVSGYGQTGPYSSRAGFGGIGEAMGGWRHIVGDADRPPSRMGVSIGDSLAATYGCMGALAALHARERTGKGQVIDSALYEAVLQVMESMVPEYMVSNHVRARTGSILEGVAPSNVYPCIDGDYLIGANQDAIFGRLCVAMGRPELASDPRYATHVARGERQGELDDLIADWTRSLTVEAVEKLMIDHSIPAGRIYRAAEMLDDPHYAAREALVEVDSPRWGRFKMQNSFPKFSDTPGGIRTLAPQEIGAHNDEVYRDLLGMDDAEIARLREADAI
- a CDS encoding NAD-dependent succinate-semialdehyde dehydrogenase; this translates as MPFTDFLKQSAYIDGQWVAADDGGTLSVTNPATGEEIGTVPNMGAAETDRAIVAAQAAMPAWAARTAKERSTILRRFFDLMMANQDALGELLTREQGKPLAEAKGEIAYAASFIEWFAEEAKRAYGDVVPGHAADRRIVCLKQPIGVVGAITPWNFPAAMITRKIGPALAAGCTVVLKPASQTPFSALALAVLAEEAGVPKGVFNVLTGSARAIGGALTASPVVRKISFTGSTEVGRELMRQSADTIKKLSLELGGNAPFLVFDDADIDAAVDGAIASKFRNAGQTCVCTNRFYVQDGVYDAFVGKLAERTKALKLGNGMESGVDTGPLIDAAAVEKVEEHVADALAKGATLVTGGDRSALGGTYFTPTVLADVTADMKIATEETFGPLAGVIRFKEEADAIAQANDSEFGLASYFYSRDLSRVWRVAEALEAGIVGINTGLISTEVAPFGGVKQSGLGREGSSHGLDDYMEIKYLCMGI
- a CDS encoding alpha/beta hydrolase-fold protein, producing the protein MRPICLATLSAIVPLTAHAAPQPACVETTPLQRRLEYDSVEVDGDRHVLFRLCAPRALAVKLTSSELPTVPNGYDGKPAGLPMEKDAQGYWSVRIATPVKPGPYRFAFNVDGIDMADPQGKQFAEDFRGVRSVVDVPGADAAFQAWRADVPHGLVSTLDYKSEALGIMRRAHIYTPPGYEASDGRRYPVLYLVHGAGDSDDSWTSIGHAHLILDNLIAAGKAKPMIVVMPFGHTPAHAGVERMRNTDFGADLTDTLIPHIDHHFRTLKDPKNRAMAGLSMGGAHTIHFGLTRPDLFGSIGIFSLGLTEGAQVADYRAANDAALKARAKGRQPVFYAFGRDDFLFAMSAPTRKLMDDYGIRYVYRESGGGHDWPNWRNYLTEFAPTLFR
- a CDS encoding MFS transporter, whose translation is MTSATITGAAADRLPVKLCLGFGVGTVGVSIMLNTVTAYFPAFCSTVLGKSPEIAGYLLMISKLYDVLADIAVGMMSDRTRSRWGRRRPYLLAGALVSALSFLMIFAPPEMSDSAITLYMLAALVLYSTGYSLFNVPYMTMPSEMTGSRYERSRLLSFRTVFVSIGQLLAVAATASIISAGGGGRTGYMVMGVVMALIIFSAMVACFFGTAKARQLEATRPEIHADAGQWRLLLRNRPFMLLVGAKIFQFLAFASTATTTLLFMLNVLGVGYTGQMIYSMSANLIVALSMPLWLWLERRFGKRNAYLLGIAVMCAVSLSWLLTGKDVSTTELLVRGVIFGFGSGGMILLSISMLGDTMAYDRELTGQGREGLLSSVIAMIEKISFAGGVAVVGYYLKTADYLPTRNGALVEQPASAVAALYICYAVLPVGLFLLNALCIWFYTLGGRTPAPAVIDPEPAGM